In a single window of the Helicoverpa zea isolate HzStark_Cry1AcR chromosome 9, ilHelZeax1.1, whole genome shotgun sequence genome:
- the LOC124633544 gene encoding uncharacterized protein LOC124633544: MLIPTCLIKLCELMLTVACLTLHHYSYDLTDVPTLMLCSGTYVGYVVVLSGEIVGEAVSAAADAYVDAWWSSSGSVLFAACGGLTLHSWKEVPVHNRKSYAQAAAICALANASLLLIDALIAICSAHKEEGSTRTKCPKSATPC; the protein is encoded by the exons atgttaataccGACGTGTTTGATAAAACTCTGTGAGTTG ATGTTAACAGTGGCATGTCTAACACTGCACCACTACAGTTATGACCTGACAGACGTGCCAACACTCATGCTATGCTCAGGCACATACGTCGGCTATGTAGTCGTGCTCTCCGGGGAGATTGTCG GAGAGGCGGTTTCAGCGGCGGCGGACGCCTACGTGGACGCGTGGTGGTCGTCAAGCGGCAGTGTGCTCTTCGCAGCCTGCGGGGGCCTCACGCTACACTCCTGGAAAGAGGTGCCAGTCCACAACCGCAAGAGCTATGCCCAAGCCGCCGCCATATGCGCCCTCGCGAACGCCTCGTTGCTTCTCATTGACGCGCTCATCGCGATCTGCTCGGCGCACAAGGAAGAAGGCAGCACGCGCACCAAATGTCCCAAGAGTGCTACTCCGTGTTAA
- the LOC124633291 gene encoding pupal cuticle protein 20-like codes for MTTSLLIFSLALIAVGSCGRLEPQYLPPRPGGGGGGGFGNGGLGGGAGGGSGGGAGSGFGGGAGGGSGGGFGGGSGSFGGGSGGGNQIPITKFENVNNGDGTYHFDYETGNGISAHESGAPRAQGPEGLAVTAEGGFSFKTPDGQQISLTYTADENGFHPVGPHLPTPPPIPEEILRSIEFNKQNPSSEGSYNGGGGGGGSGKGSGSGGNGNGYHY; via the exons ATGACTACTTCACTG TTGATCTTCTCTTTGGCGCTGATCGCGGTCGGATCATGTGGACGTCTTGAGCCTCAGTACTTACCACCAAGGCCtggtggcggcggcggtggtGGCTTTGGCAATGGGGGCTTGGGAGGAGGGGCCGGGGGAGGTTCAGGCGGGGGTGCTGGGAGCGGCTTCGGCGGAGGAGCCGGCGGCGGCTCAGGAGGGGGATTCGGAGGAGGATCAGGATCTTTTGGCGGTGGCAGCGGCGGCGGCAACCAGATACCGATCACCAAATTCGAGAATGTCAACAACGGCGATGGAACTTACCATTTCGA CTACGAAACCGGCAACGGAATATCAGCGCACGAGAGCGGGGCCCCGCGTGCTCAAGGCCCCGAAGGCCTCGCAGTCACAGCCGAGGGCGGGTTCTCCTTCAAGACCCCTGACGGGCAGCAGATCTCCCTCACCTACACCGCAGACGAGAACGGCTTCCACCCCGTAGGACCCCACCTCCCCACCCCTCCGCCAATCCCCGAAGAGATCCTCCGCTCCATTGAGTTCAACAAGCAAAACCCCTCGTC CGAGGGCTCATACaatggcggcggcggcggtggcggtTCCGGCAAGGGATCCGGCTCAGGCGGGAATGGAAACGGCTACCACTACTGA
- the LOC124633077 gene encoding uncharacterized protein LOC124633077 translates to MPSVEIPSFVKANLKHLVLADSDFDKPGDIDLLLGADIFHSIYNGQRLEVGPGLPVALHSVFGWVITGRLDAECSPPAETSTLLASTAALDNVVKRFWEVEEPPKQTIVNPENEKCEQMYTDLVRRNEDGRYVVPMLLKEEHEQLGDSHRTALSRLHNLEKRFLHHEDLKHDYGEFMQEYQDLHHMHQVEPSDTDFRYLIPHHCVIRPDSTSTRLRVVFDASAKTSSGMSLNDIVYTGLKLQNDIVDIITKFRLHKVVFTADVSKMYRNIELRPEDRKYQHILWRSSTCEEVREYELKTVTYGVSSSPFLAIRTLHQLANDHGASWPEAASILRHDTFMDDVTAGAPSVEAALNLKDGIINLLNCDSKLVSRIDLR, encoded by the exons ATGCCTTCAGTAGAAATACCTTCTTTTGTCAAAGCTAACCTCAAGCACTTGGTTCTAGCTGACAGTGACTTTGATAAACCCGGTGACATTGATCTTTTGTTAGGCGCAGATATTTTCCATAGCATTTATAATGGTCAAAGACTTGAAGTAGGCCCGGGTCTACCGGTAGCCCTACATAGTGTATTCGGCTGGGTTATCACGGGCAGGCTCGACGCTGAGTGTTCGCCTCCAGCTGAAACGTCAACACTTTTGGCTTCCACAGCTGCCTTAGACAATGTGGTCAAGCGATTCTGGGAAGTAGAAGAGCCGCCTAAGCAAACGATTGTCAACccggaaaatgaaaaatgtgaaCAGATGTACACAGACCTCGTTCGACGCAACGAAGATGGAAGATATGTAGTACCTATGCTACTAAAGGAAGAACATGAGCAGTTAGGAGACTCTCATCGCACGGCCTTATCCAGACTTCATAATTTGGAGAAACGGTTCCTTCATCACGAAGACCTGAAACACGATTATGGAGAATTCATGCAAGAGTATCAAGACTTACATCACATGCATCAAGTTGAACCTTCTGATACAGATTTTAGATATTTGATTCCGCATCACTGCGTCATCAGACCTGACAGCACGTCAACGAGACTGCGTGTAGTTTTTGACGCCAGCGCGAAGACATCTAGCGGCATGTCTCTTAACGATATTGTCTACACAGGTCTAAAACTTCAAAACGATATCGttgatattattacaaaatttcGTTTACACAAAGTAGTCTTCACAGCCGACGTTTccaaaatgtatagaaatattGAACTTCGTCCTGAGGACCGCAAGTATCAACATATCCTGTGGCGTAGCTCAACTTGTGAAGAAGTCCGTGAATATGAACTTAAGACTGTGACCTACGGCGTGAGCAGTTCACCATTTTTAGCCATCCGTACGCTACACCAGCTAGCAAACGATCACGGTGCATCATGGCCGGAAGCTGCTTCCATTCTGCGTCATGACACGTTCATGGATGACGTCACCGCTGGCGCTCCTTCAGTTGAAGCTGCCTTAAATCTGAAAGACGGAATTATTAATTTGCTGAATTGTG ATTCAAAATTGGTATCACGTATCGACCTCCGATAA
- the LOC124633295 gene encoding pupal cuticle protein 20-like yields the protein MAGLKIVSTLALLSVVSAGHLGHLQAPGYNAFGANAFTPGSASAYTGGYGAHIPILRYENVNNGDGTYRYNYETGNGISAHESGAPRAPGPEGLAVTAEGGFSYRAPDGQQVSLTYTADENGFHPTGSHIPTPPPIPEAILRSIEFNRQHPSSGEGSYNGRYHHGYNY from the exons ATGGCTGGTTTAAAG ATCGTATCAACCCTTGCGCTGCTGTCAGTAGTGTCGGCAGGTCACCTGGGCCACCTGCAAGCCCCTGGCTACAACGCATTCGGTGCCAACGCATTCACGCCCGGCTCGGCTTCAGCTTATACTGGTGGCTATGGGGCGCACATCCCCATACTGAGATACGAGAATGTGAATAATGGAGATGGCACTTATAGATACAA CTACGAGACTGGCAACGGCATCTCAGCTCATGAGAGTGGAGCCCCCCGCGCGCCTGGTCCCGAAGGTCTTGCAGTAACAGCTGAAGGAGGGTTCTCTTACCGCGCCCCCGACGGCCAGCAGGTGTCGCTCACGTACACTGCGGACGAGAACGGCTTCCACCCCACCGGCTCCCACATCCCCACCCCGCCTCCCATCCCAGAAGCCATTCTCCGCTCCATTGAGTTCAACAGGCAGCATCCTTCATC CGGTGAGGGTTCCTACAATGGCCGCTACCATCATGGGTACAACTACTGA